CATATACAATGAAAACTTCAGGATCAGCATGAAGGGATGCCCCTTTGCCCAGAAATTTATAGAGAGCATGCTGGGCAAGGTCATGTCGCAGCCCAATTTTCCTATAGAATATTCAGATCTGAAGGCATCCTTTGATTATCTGCCTGAGTGCCCATTTACTCTTCATATAGGCGCATTAACAATAACGCCTGTACCCATAAGCCACCCTAACAGGGGCAGCGGGTATAAATTCAGGGAGAATGGCACCAGTTTTGTGTTCCTCACGGATAATGAGCTTGCCTTTCAGCATAAAGGGGGCCTTGGTTTTGATGATTATGTGGAGTTTTGCAGTGGGGCAGACCTCCTGATGCATGATGCAGAATACACCCCTGAAGAGTATCCATCTGTAAGACAGTGGGGCCATTCAACCTACGTGGACGCCCTTGACCTGGCTATAAAGGCAGGGGTGAAGAGGCTTGGCCTTTTTCATCTTAACCAGGGGAGATCAGACAGGGCTGTTGATGAGATTGTAGAGCAGTGCCGAAAGATCATATCTGAAAGAGGCGCAGCCCTTGAGTGTTTTGCGGTCGGCATGGATATGACCTTTGAGGTGTAGTTATAAAATCCCTTCATATATCCTTAGCCAGTTGAGCCCCATGATCTTATCAATTGCCTCCTTCGTATAACCATGCGTCTTCATGATTTTCTTTAATGCCTTTAAGCCGGTGTGATTCTCCATGCCTTTGGCAGGTATATCAAACCCGTAGAAATCAGACCCGATGGCCGCATAATCTGGCCCGAATTTCTGCACAACAGAATCAAGATGAATAAAGATATCCTCTATCTCTGCTTCACCTGTTAGCGTAAGCATCTCAGGGTTAAATGTGATACCGACTAGCCCCTCTCTCTCGCACAGGTGGCGCACCTGCGATAGGTCAAGGTTTCTCTGGAGGTTGCATCTTTCCCGTATCCCTGTATGGGTTGAAACGCATGGCCTTTCTACAAGGTCCATGAGCTGGTAAAAGCAGGCAGGGTGAAGGTGCACAACGTCTATCAGGATATTATTATCATTAAGCATGTGGATAACCTCACGGCCAGCGGGTGTAATGCCGTCAGAGTGAACCACAGAGTTGCCATCCGCAAGCCTGTTTTTACCCGCATGGGTAAGGCCGACAATAAAAATGCCCCGCTCTCTCAGGCTAAGGGCAAGGCCGATGTTATCTGCCAGCACATCCGCATTTTCAAGGAGGAGGATGGTGCCGATTAACTCCCTGTTTTCTTTTATCGCGGAGATATCGTTCATGCTTCTCACACGGGTAATATCTTCAATCACCTTCATGGTAAAATCATAATTCTGCTGAAATTGGGCCTTTGACATTTCATCATTATATTTATCCTGGCAGTATATGGCAGTGGCAAAGAGCCTTACACCTGACCTCTTTAAGGTTTCACTGGTCACAGGCCCCTGCTCAAGTTCATCAAACCTTTTACCCCTGGCATAGTGTGCCATGTAACAGGGGAGATCAACATGACCGTCTACATAAAAGAGGTCTGGCTCTGGCTCCTCTTTTTTATATTCTGCCGTAAGCTCTGCAATCAAATTCTCATCAGGCAAGATTATAAGCCTGTCACTCATCAAAACACCTCCATTATCTTTTATCAGTCATATCCTACAAGAGAGGGGATGGATGTCAAAAGGTTTTTAATGCGCTTACGTGTAAAAAAACAGAAGTGGTGTTGCCAAATCCTCAAAATATGATTAATTATGGAAAACAGGAAAAATGACCGGAAACAGGTGAAGGAGCTGAGATGAAAAAATGGCTGAGTGAAGAGCTTATTTGCCCGGAATGCTTAAACAGACATGCTGATGAAGAGATCCGGCTGACCTTGGAAATCAGGCAGGAAACTGATGACGATATTTTAGAGGGCCTTCTTACCTGTCCGCTCTGCGGAAGAGGTTATGATATCAATGATGGTATTGCCGTGGTAGTACCGGAAAAGAGCCTGCCCATAATAAGAAACATAACCGGGTACGGCTCATTCTCCATGAGTTCATCCTATCTGTGGAGCCATTACTCTGAATTTTTAAATGATCCCGATCAGACAGACGCCTATAAAAGGTGGGCAGAGGCATTAAACCCTGGTAAGGGGTGGGCACTTGATATCGGCTGTGCAGTGGGAAGGCTCACCCTGGAGATGACAAAGAGCCATGAGAGGGCTGTTGGCATAGATACATCCCTCTCTTTTATCCGGTCTGCCCGAAAACTGATGCATCAAAGGGGTCTGGAATTTGATTTGATATTAGAGGGAGAGATCACTGAAAGGAGGTCCGGCAGGCTGGACCCTGGCTTCAGGTTTGAAAATGCGGATTTTATTGTGGCGGACGCAATGGCGCTGCCTTTCCGCACGGATCGTTTTGCCACGGCAAGTTCAGTTAATATACTGGAAAAGGTGCCTGATCCCTCTTTACACCTTTCAGAGGCTAACAGGGTAATGGATAAGACAAATGCATGTTTTCTCTTTTCAGACCCCTTTTCGTGGGATGAAACCGTAAGCCACCCTGATCTCTGGCTGGGAGGAAGAAATAAAGGCCCATTCAAGGGCTTTGGTATAGATAATATTTCCCGGATGCTTCGTGAAGGCGATGGTATATTTTCGCCTCCATTCACCATTCAGGAGAGAGGCGCTATTCAATGGAAAATAAGAAAGACAAGGAACCTGCGGGAACACATCACCTCACAGTTCCTGATAGCACAGAGAGGTTAACGATATAAGGAGAACCCCGGCGTGACAAAAGAAAAACATGGAATCTGCGGGATATGCTTCCACAGCCCCGGCTGCGGGGCAATAGTCCACTTTGATGATGAAGGGAAAATAGTGAGGCTTACCCCTGATCCTGAAGCCCCCATGGGAAAGGTGCTATGCCCTATGGCCGGGAGCGCAGCACAGATCATATATTCGGAAAGCAGGATCAAACAACCCATGAAACGGAAAGGGCCAAAGGGTAAACTCGATTTTGAGCCCATAACCTGGGATGAGGCATATGACATCATTGTGAATAAATTGAAGGAATTGAAGGCTGCCCACGGCCCTGAATCCATAGGTTTTTACGCGGGTACCGGGACCTATGAACGGGCATTTAAAGATGCATTTCAGCTAAAAGGTTCTGAGATCTACCTCGCATCCAGCATTCTCTTTCCTTTCGGGTCACCCAATACATTCGGTGTGGGGGCGCCGTGCTACACATCCCTGGGCGTTTTAGCGCCAAAGGTTACTTTTGGCAACCTGCATATCGATATGTTTTCCGATGTTGATAACTCGGACCTGATAGTTGTGTGGGGGACCGACCCCTCAACCTCCACACCTCCTGAAATGTTCCACCGCATTGTCAGGGCTGCAAACGAGGGCGCCCGAATTATAGTCATTGACCCAAGGCGGACTGCCTCGGCAAAACTGCAAGGCAGCATGTGGGTGCAGATCCGGCCTGGCACCGACGGGGCGCTTGCACTGGGGCTTTCTCATATCCTTATCCGTGATGGACTCACTGATGATGAGTTTGTGGAGAACTGGACACTGGGATATGAAGAGTTTAAAGGGTATGTAAAGGAGTTTACCCCGGAAAAGGTCTCGGGCATTACAGGAATATCCCCGGAGGTAATAGAAGAGCTGGCCCATGAGATAGCCAACGCAGAGGGCGCAAGCTATGTAATGTACACAGGTCTCGAGTATACTAAATCCGGCGTGCATAACATAAGGGCGGTCATGGTGCTCTGGGCCCTGGCAGGGCAGCTCGATGTAGAGGGAGGCCGCTGCTTTGTCCAGCAGGAAAACCGGATAAAACTGAACAGGGATCACCAGGTTGAAACCCCCGGATTTGACAGATCAATAGGTAAAGGCCATTTCCCCCTCTATTCTCATTTCTGCGGCGGAGAACCCCATGCTAGCCTGCTTCCACGTGCGCTCCTCCATTCGGATCCCTATAAAATAAGGGGACTGTTTATAATGGGCGCCTCCATCCTCACTGCATGGCCCGACCCTATCCAGTGGCAGAAGGCATTTAATGAACTGGATTTCATGGTATCGATAGACCTCCAGTTCACAAGGGACGCTGCATGGGCCGATATTGTGCTGCCGGCCACCACCGCCTTTGAGCAGGCCTCCTACTGTTTTTATGGTAATGCCATACGGATTCGGGAAAAGATGATAGACCCTGTTGGCGACAGCAAACCATGCTTTACCATCCTCACCGAACTCGCGGAGAGGCTTGGTTATGGAGAGAGATTTCCTGCAAACGAGATGGAGCTCCTCGATAAAGTACTGAAAGGTACTGGAATTACAAGGGCCGAACTGGAACAGGCGCCTTTACATACTGTCCGGAAAAATCCCGAGCCGATGAGGTACAGGAAGTGGGAAACCGGCGGACTTAGAAAGGATGGGAAACCAGGGTTTGAGACCCCATCAGGAAGGTTTGAGATCAAATCAAAGGTTTTGGAGGAGATGGGGTACGACGGACTTCCAGTATACGAGGAATCCTATGAAACCCCTGTGAGTCAGCCGCAGATGCTCAACCGCTTTCCCCTTATCCTGGGCACAGGCCCATTTAAACCCGATATGAAGTCCTGCTTGAGGGCCATACCTGACTTCATGGAGAGATATCCCAACCCCATGGTGCAGATGAATCCTGAGGATGCAAAAGAGAGGGATATTGAAACAGGCGATTCTGTTGTTGTAAAGACTATCCGGGGTTTTGTAGAGATGACCGCGGATGTTACCGGGGATATCATGGAAGGATATGTCTATGCCCCTGTGGGAGGCGGCGGGCCACAGGGGACAGAATCCTGGAGAAGGGCCAATATAAATGTGCTGACTGACCTGAAACAGTTTGACCCGATTTCAGGTTTTCCGACCTACAAGACCCTGCTGTGTCAGGTCAAAAAGAAGCGTCGGCAGCGGACTATTGTGGTTCAGGACCCCAGTCTGGGGTGTGTGGGGTAAAAGCAGGGTTTAAGGTTCAGGGTTCAGGGCGCAAGGTTTTTGGAAAATACAGGTAATACAAAAGACTCCCAGCCCCTGGTGGGAGGGGCCGGGGGAGGGGGATAAAATTCCTGTAGCATCTGTCTTTTCCACCCTCTCCCGACCTCTCCCATCCAGGGAGAGGAGATTCGGTTGAAACAATATTGGGTTTTATACCCGACCTTTTTTACAGGCATCTGGTAATCAAATAGGAATAATATGGAAGAAAAAGATAGCAACATGGCCGAACTAAAGACCGAATTCAGAAAGAATGTAAACCAACTTCTTCAAGGCTGCGACCTTGACCTCTGCCTGACCTGTAATGCCTGCGCAGAGGCATGCCCTGCAACAGGTCTTGAGGAGATGGACCCGAAGAAATTCATTAAAATGGTAGCTGAGGGCAAGGATGAAGAGGCCATCACCACGCCCTGGGTGTGGATGTGCAGCATGTGCGAGGGGTGCCGATCAGTATGTCCCGCGAAGGCAGATATAGCGGGAGTGGTAGGACTTGCGAGAGAGGCATGGCCCAAAGAAAAAAAACCAAAGGGGATTACAGGCTCCTGCGATATGGCATTAAAAAGCGACACGTGCAGCGCCATGGGTATATCCGGAGAAGACTTCCGGTTTAGTGTTGAAGAGACGCTCGAAGAGGTGCGGGATGAACAGGAGGGGTGGAAAAACCTTGATGCTTCTGTTAACAGGAAAGGTGCCTGTTTCTTTCTTAACCAGAACTCCAGAGAACCTGCTATGGAACCTGATGAAATGGTCCCGCTGTGGAAGATACTTCATCTTGCCGGGGCTGACTGGACGTATGGCACTAAGGGCTGGGCCGCTGAAAATTATTGCATGTTCGCCCGGGACCTTAAAGGCTGGGAGCATATAGTCAGGGTAAAGGCAAAGGCCGTAGAGAACTTAGGCTGCAAGGTGTGGCTCAATACTGAATGCGCTCATGAAATGTATGCCTTCAGGAGCGGCCTTAAAAGATTCAGTATCCCTCATAATTTTGCGGTTAAAAGCATTGTACAGTATTACGCCCAGTGGATTAAGGAGGGAAAGCTGGCGGTGAATTCAGACTGGAACAAAGAGCTTAATATAAAATTTACAGTCCATGATCCGTGTCAGCTAGTAAGAAAGTCATTTGGCGACCCTGTTGCAGAGGATCTCCGGTATGTTGTAAAAACAGTGGTTGGTGAAAAAAATTTTATTGATATGATACCCAACCGTTCTCTTAATTACTGCTGCGGGGGAGGCGGCGGGTATCTGCAGTCCGGGTTCACTGAGGCCCGCCACAAATTCGGGGCTAAAAAATTCAACCAAATAAAGGCTACAGGTGCGGATTACTGTATTACAGCATGTCATAACTGTCACACCCAGATCCGTGATCTTAATGAGCACTATAAAGGCGGTTATCACACGATCCATCTCTGGACTATCATTTGCCTTGCACTCGGGTGCCTTGGTGAGAATGAAAGGGGATATCTCGGGCCGGATCTTGCCGAGGCAGGATTATAGCGCCTCTTTTGCGATTGGTTTTGTAAAGAGGCGACTAAAGCCTTGTGTATAAATGGGAGTCGGGCTAAGCAGGCCACCTTTTAAGCCGCTCAATCACCCTTTCTTTTCCAAGCACAGCAAGCAGTTCAAATATACCGGGGCCAACCGCCTGACCTGTAACTACTGTACGCACACCGTTTATCAGAACACCAGCCTTTACACCCTGCTCCTCGATAATCTTTCTCATTATCTCCTCTATATCCCTCTCATCAAAGCCTGCCATTGCCTCAAACCTGCTGGCGAGTTCAGGCAGCATGGTTTTAAGAATTTCATTCTTGAGGAGATTCTTCTCAACTGCCTTGTCATCATAAACATAATCATCAGTAAAAAAGGCCCTGCCAAGGGTAACAAAATCGGTGGTGTAGTGATACCGCTCTCTTAATAGATTGATGGCATTTAAAAACCACTCCCTTTTGCTGCCCTCATAATCCTTATCCCAGATACCCGCCTTTTCAAACTCGATCTTTACATATGGTGCGAGTTCTTCAATCGGCATATTCCTTATATAGTGGGCATTTATGCTTATGGCCTTTGGGTCTGTAAAAAATTTCGGGTCATCAGCGCGAAGGTCAAATATGGAGTTTGATTTATTAATGCCACCAAGAGAAAACTTTTCTATAAGCTCCTCCTTTGAAAAAAACTGCTGAGATTCGGGGGTTGACCAGCCTAAAAGCACCAGGAAATTTACAAAGGCCCAGGGGATAAACCCGTGATCCCTGTAAAAATGGACTGCCACCTGCTCCCCGTGTTTGCGTTTGCTTATCTTTGCCTTTTTATTATCCAGTGTGAGTGAAATGTGCGCAAACGCAGGTATAGGGGCCTTGAGCGCCTCATATATAAGTATCTGCTTCGGTGTATTTGCAAGGCCATCCTGGCCTCTTATTATATGGGTAACACCGTCACGTATATCATCTACCGCATTAGAGAGTATATAGAGGGGCTGACCGTTTGATCTGAGTATTATAAAATCCTCAATATCCTCATACCTCTTTTCTATATAGCCATAAACCTCATCCTTGAATTTTACACAGCCGCCATCCTGCGGCACCTTGAGGCGGATGGTATAAGGCAAACC
The sequence above is drawn from the Desulfatiglans sp. genome and encodes:
- a CDS encoding MBL fold metallo-hydrolase, producing MYIKCWGSRGSVPVSGIDYVKYGGDTTCLEIRSDKDDLVILDAGTGIRRLGLDLLAQKRYSVDMLFTHAHWDHLMGFPFFAPIYNENFRISMKGCPFAQKFIESMLGKVMSQPNFPIEYSDLKASFDYLPECPFTLHIGALTITPVPISHPNRGSGYKFRENGTSFVFLTDNELAFQHKGGLGFDDYVEFCSGADLLMHDAEYTPEEYPSVRQWGHSTYVDALDLAIKAGVKRLGLFHLNQGRSDRAVDEIVEQCRKIISERGAALECFAVGMDMTFEV
- a CDS encoding peptidase M19; amino-acid sequence: MSDRLIILPDENLIAELTAEYKKEEPEPDLFYVDGHVDLPCYMAHYARGKRFDELEQGPVTSETLKRSGVRLFATAIYCQDKYNDEMSKAQFQQNYDFTMKVIEDITRVRSMNDISAIKENRELIGTILLLENADVLADNIGLALSLRERGIFIVGLTHAGKNRLADGNSVVHSDGITPAGREVIHMLNDNNILIDVVHLHPACFYQLMDLVERPCVSTHTGIRERCNLQRNLDLSQVRHLCEREGLVGITFNPEMLTLTGEAEIEDIFIHLDSVVQKFGPDYAAIGSDFYGFDIPAKGMENHTGLKALKKIMKTHGYTKEAIDKIMGLNWLRIYEGIL
- a CDS encoding methyltransferase domain-containing protein, translating into MKKWLSEELICPECLNRHADEEIRLTLEIRQETDDDILEGLLTCPLCGRGYDINDGIAVVVPEKSLPIIRNITGYGSFSMSSSYLWSHYSEFLNDPDQTDAYKRWAEALNPGKGWALDIGCAVGRLTLEMTKSHERAVGIDTSLSFIRSARKLMHQRGLEFDLILEGEITERRSGRLDPGFRFENADFIVADAMALPFRTDRFATASSVNILEKVPDPSLHLSEANRVMDKTNACFLFSDPFSWDETVSHPDLWLGGRNKGPFKGFGIDNISRMLREGDGIFSPPFTIQERGAIQWKIRKTRNLREHITSQFLIAQRG
- a CDS encoding molybdopterin-dependent oxidoreductase, with the protein product MTKEKHGICGICFHSPGCGAIVHFDDEGKIVRLTPDPEAPMGKVLCPMAGSAAQIIYSESRIKQPMKRKGPKGKLDFEPITWDEAYDIIVNKLKELKAAHGPESIGFYAGTGTYERAFKDAFQLKGSEIYLASSILFPFGSPNTFGVGAPCYTSLGVLAPKVTFGNLHIDMFSDVDNSDLIVVWGTDPSTSTPPEMFHRIVRAANEGARIIVIDPRRTASAKLQGSMWVQIRPGTDGALALGLSHILIRDGLTDDEFVENWTLGYEEFKGYVKEFTPEKVSGITGISPEVIEELAHEIANAEGASYVMYTGLEYTKSGVHNIRAVMVLWALAGQLDVEGGRCFVQQENRIKLNRDHQVETPGFDRSIGKGHFPLYSHFCGGEPHASLLPRALLHSDPYKIRGLFIMGASILTAWPDPIQWQKAFNELDFMVSIDLQFTRDAAWADIVLPATTAFEQASYCFYGNAIRIREKMIDPVGDSKPCFTILTELAERLGYGERFPANEMELLDKVLKGTGITRAELEQAPLHTVRKNPEPMRYRKWETGGLRKDGKPGFETPSGRFEIKSKVLEEMGYDGLPVYEESYETPVSQPQMLNRFPLILGTGPFKPDMKSCLRAIPDFMERYPNPMVQMNPEDAKERDIETGDSVVVKTIRGFVEMTADVTGDIMEGYVYAPVGGGGPQGTESWRRANINVLTDLKQFDPISGFPTYKTLLCQVKKKRRQRTIVVQDPSLGCVG
- a CDS encoding (Fe-S)-binding protein, which codes for MEEKDSNMAELKTEFRKNVNQLLQGCDLDLCLTCNACAEACPATGLEEMDPKKFIKMVAEGKDEEAITTPWVWMCSMCEGCRSVCPAKADIAGVVGLAREAWPKEKKPKGITGSCDMALKSDTCSAMGISGEDFRFSVEETLEEVRDEQEGWKNLDASVNRKGACFFLNQNSREPAMEPDEMVPLWKILHLAGADWTYGTKGWAAENYCMFARDLKGWEHIVRVKAKAVENLGCKVWLNTECAHEMYAFRSGLKRFSIPHNFAVKSIVQYYAQWIKEGKLAVNSDWNKELNIKFTVHDPCQLVRKSFGDPVAEDLRYVVKTVVGEKNFIDMIPNRSLNYCCGGGGGYLQSGFTEARHKFGAKKFNQIKATGADYCITACHNCHTQIRDLNEHYKGGYHTIHLWTIICLALGCLGENERGYLGPDLAEAGL
- a CDS encoding glutamate--tRNA ligase, with protein sequence MDNNIRVRFAPSPTGYLHIGGARTAIYNWLYAKKMGGKFILRIEDTDTERSTDESVRGILDGLEWLGVTWDEGPFYQSEYISQHVETAKKLVESGHAYKCFCSKDTLEEKREEATQSKADMRYDGTCRNLSPQEIAEKEAKGLPYTIRLKVPQDGGCVKFKDEVYGYIEKRYEDIEDFIILRSNGQPLYILSNAVDDIRDGVTHIIRGQDGLANTPKQILIYEALKAPIPAFAHISLTLDNKKAKISKRKHGEQVAVHFYRDHGFIPWAFVNFLVLLGWSTPESQQFFSKEELIEKFSLGGINKSNSIFDLRADDPKFFTDPKAISINAHYIRNMPIEELAPYVKIEFEKAGIWDKDYEGSKREWFLNAINLLRERYHYTTDFVTLGRAFFTDDYVYDDKAVEKNLLKNEILKTMLPELASRFEAMAGFDERDIEEIMRKIIEEQGVKAGVLINGVRTVVTGQAVGPGIFELLAVLGKERVIERLKRWPA